The proteins below are encoded in one region of Kazachstania africana CBS 2517 chromosome 6, complete genome:
- the MMT2 gene encoding Mmt2p (similar to Saccharomyces cerevisiae MMT1 (YMR177W) and MMT2 (YPL224C); ancestral locus Anc_6.248), which translates to MLRLNILSLPASKLKYSRNVARILNKPSIRAFHVSLTVRYVDENVTRSSKAATIEDKKTKDKRTALNPADNLANAFKTHDHVHMRQSETEQNDSYHLGSNKHISRILSNQPILASNNNTNMSQSHGHTHTHDANPFLLLSTEEIKKHPGVRITWIGLAINVGIALGKFVGGIVFHSQALLADSVHAASDLISDLLTLFSVKFASKKATADFPYGYGKVETVGSLAVSTILALAGVSIGWSSLCAIVGPIIPHTLIEIFSSFMGHSHGHSHGVVEGMTNINAAWIAGGSIVVKEWIFQATKKIAISTNSNVLMANAWHHRVDSLTSLVALVAITSSYLFHVQSLDALGGVLVSGLVIKAGGEGMMSAIRELTDQSLPNTDDRYIKLQDTIKDSLTELISNNNSDNPYSIKRLTVLSSGPNLRAVVVLQVPQQKWDNRLGIDEFENVTKYLRGIVKKNVPNINKIDVEFVEEAEGTEILENDIELHEEHHHHHTHEH; encoded by the coding sequence TGTTGCACGCATATTGAATAAACCGAGTATACGTGCATTTCACGTTTCATTGACCGTAAGGTATGTGGACGAAAATGTCACACGCTCTTCAAAGGCAGCTACCATCGAGGAtaagaaaacaaaagacAAGCGTACTGCCTTAAACCCGGCAGATAATCTGGCAAATGCCTTTAAAACTCACGACCATGTACACATGAGACAGTCAGAGACAGAACAAAATGATTCGTATCATTTAGGGTCTAACAAacatatttcaagaattttatCCAATCAGCCGATTCTGGCCTCAAATAACAATACCAATATGTCACAGAGTCATGGTCACACACATACTCATGATGCAAATCCATTTCTTTTACTAAGTACAGAGGAAATCAAAAAACATCCAGGGGTACGAATAACATGGATAGGGCTGGCGATCAATGTAGGTATTGCTCTTGGCAAATTCGTGGGTGGGATTGTGTTCCACTCCCAGGCCCTTTTGGCTGACTCTGTACACGCTGCCAGCGATCTGATATCAGATCTCCTGACTTTGTTCTCAGTAAAGTTTGCCTCTAAGAAAGCCACTGCTGACTTCCCATACGGTTATGGTAAGGTTGAAACAGTGGGTTCACTGGCTGTCTCTACAATTTTAGCATTAGCAGGTGTATCTATTGGCTGGAGTTCGTTGTGTGCTATCGTTGGACCTATAATTCCTCATACacttattgaaatatttagtAGTTTTATGGGACATTCACATGGACATTCACACGGAGTAGTAGAGGGTATGACTAACATCAACGCTGCATGGATTGCAGGTGGATCCATTGTTGTTAAAGAATGGATATTTCAAGCTACTAAAAAGATTGCCATTAGTACAAATTCCAACGTTTTAATGGCAAACGCTTGGCACCATAGAGTAGATTCTTTAACATCACTTGTAGCTCTAGTTGCAATTACCTCCAGTTATTTATTCCATGTACAATCGTTGGATGCGCTCGGTGGTGTACTTGTATCCGGTTTAGTCATTAAGGCCGGTGGTGAAGGCATGATGTCCGCCATAAGAGAATTGACGGACCAGTCACTTCCGAATACTGATGACCGCTACATCAAGTTACAAGACACTATCAAAGACTCCTTGACTGAGCTCATATCGAACAATAATTCCGATAACCCATATAGTATCAAAAGGTTAACAGTTCTCTCGTCTGGACCGAATCTACGTGCCGTAGTAGTTTTACAAGTACCCCAGCAGAAATGGGATAATAGATTAGGAATCGACGAATTTGAAAACGTCACAAAGTATTTACGAGGTATAGTTAAGAAGAACGTGCCAAACATCAATAAGATAGATGTTGAGTTTGTGGAAGAGGCTGAAGGTACTGAAATACTCGagaatgatattgaattgCACGAGGAACACCACCATCATCACACGCATGAACATTAG